A DNA window from Zonotrichia albicollis isolate bZonAlb1 chromosome 2, bZonAlb1.hap1, whole genome shotgun sequence contains the following coding sequences:
- the DNAJC28 gene encoding dnaJ homolog subfamily C member 28, whose amino-acid sequence MLSNNMGHCLVGRGAMIPRKLKPFLCRMLSGYKPENDVKDSYKVLELEEGCSLDDVRNSYHNLAKKYHPDSSSGMADSRAFIRVEEAYRVVLGDLAAKQKSDSGEEEEDQFKSKSLQHRHYLSFEGVGIGTPSQREKQYMQFRVDRATEQVLEYRQQRLESRYAGSDLSRAQDVRQSKKVKITQAVERLVEDLIQESMAKGDFDNLSGKGKPLQKFSHSPHIDPMTHNLNRILIDNGYQPEWILLQKEIRETIGRLRKSIVASRRKLGEPMTLSEQKQWGRVCEQFAEDIRKLNKRVDNFNLVVPILSRQMVHFSTDKEILRARKTYEAVVEKVSDPGMKEDGGEEGERFGWKSALLRWLKLAPK is encoded by the coding sequence ATGCTGAGTAACAACATGGGGCACTGTTTGGTGGGACGGGGAGCCATGATCCCAAGGAAGCTGAAGCCATTTCTGTGCAGGATGTTGTCGGGTTACAAACCCGAAAACGACGTCAAGGACTCTTACAAGGTTCTGGAGCTGGAGGAAGGCTGTTCCCTCGACGACGTCAGGAACTCGTACCACAATCTTGCCAAAAAATACCACCCTGACAGCAGCTCCGGCATGGCCGACTCCAGGGCCTTCATACGGGTGGAGGAGGCCTACAGGGTGGTGCTCGGCGACCTGGCAGCCAAACAGAAATCAGACTCCggcgaggaggaggaagacCAGTTCAAGTCCAagtccctgcagcacaggcactACCTGAGCTTCGAGGGCGTGGGCATCGGCACGCCGAGCCAGCGGGAGAAGCAGTACATGCAGTTCCGCGTGGACCGCGCCACCGAGCAGGTGCTGGAGTACCGGCAGCAGCGCCTGGAGAGCCGCTACGCCGGCAGCGAcctcagcagggcccaggaCGTGCGGCAGAGCAAGAAGGTGAAGATCACCCAGGCCGTGGAGCGGCTGGTGGAGGACCTCATCCAGGAGTCCATGGCCAAAGGAGACTTCGACAACCTGAGCGGCAAAGGGAAGCCCTTGCAGAAGTTCTCGCACAGCCCCCACATCGACCCCATGACCCACAACCTGAACAGGATCCTCATCGACAACGGCTACCAGCCCGAGTGGATCCTGCTGCAGAAGGAGATCCGCGAGACCATCGGGCGCCTGAGGAAGAGCATCGTGGCCTCCAGGAGGaagctgggggagcccatgacGCTGTCGGAGCAGAAGCAGTGGGGCCGCGTTTGCGAGCAGTTCGCGGAAGACATCAGGAAGTTGAACAAGAGGGTGGACAACTTCAACCTGGTGGTGCCCATCCTGAGCAGGCAGATGGTGCATTTCAGCACCGACAAGGAGATCCTGCGAGCGCGAAAGACTTACGAGGCCGTCGTGGAGAAGGTTTCTGATCCAGGCATGAAGGAGGACGGGGGGGAAGAGGGCGAAAGGTTCGGGTGGAAGTCTGCTCTCTTGAGGTGGTTAAAACTTGCACCGAAATAA
- the TMEM50B gene encoding transmembrane protein 50B: MAGFLDNFRWPECECIDWSERRNAIASIVAGVLFFTGWWIMIDAAVVYPKPEQLNHAFHTCGVFSTLAFFMINAVSNAQVRGDSYSDGCLGRTGARIWLFIGFMLMFGSLIASMWILFGAYVTQNTNVYPGLAVFFQNALIFFSTLIYKFGRTEELWG; this comes from the exons ATGGCAGGGTTCCTGGACAATTTCCGCTGGCCGGAGTGCGAGTGCATCGACTGGAGCGAGCGCCGCAACGCCATCGCCTCCATCGTGGCCGGGGTGCTG TTTTTCACAGGCTGGTGGATCATGATCGATGCTGCCGTGGTCTATCCCAAGCCGGAGCAGCTGAACCACGCCTTCCACACCTGCGGGGTCTTCTCCACCCTGGCCTTCTTCAT GATAAATGCTGTATCAAATGCACAGGTGAGAGGAGACAGCTACAGTGATGGATGCTTAGGAAGAACAG GGGCTCGGATCTGGCTCTTCATCGGCTTCATGTTGATGTTTGGATCCCTCATTGCTTCCATGTGGATTCTCTTTGGAGCATATGTCACACAGA ACACTAATGTGTACCCTGGATTAGCAGTGTTTTTCCAGAATGCATTAATATTTTTCAG